In the genome of Fulvivirga maritima, one region contains:
- a CDS encoding RagB/SusD family nutrient uptake outer membrane protein — MLIVIISACDDKLDVVNPNSQTAENYWKNQDQAVAAVNAVYTGFITDGGYMRMYPALTDGRGDDFTGDSPWQDLVQVANFTIFPTSDPVRWIWEAHYQIVYRANQVLTYVPDIEMEEELKQRLLGQAYFLRGLAFFNLANTYKEIPIITVIPEFQDDYYPETDTEEVIWSQIFDDFEKAKSLLPISYNSVVGPDQGQTGRATKGAATGMLGKALLYRKEWKRAIEEFKLLVEGPELNVYSLVPDYRDNFKPFNENNSESLFEIQFADPNTVGGSIYNYGGEPQANWRQVSSVGHTYAMEGVGYSDFLPTHWIFEEFKEEKTVDGDYDPRLFSTISFYEEGVSEIAYGGRWINPETSIYPKKYTHDGIEGYTNENNGTENSGINYRILRYADVLLMYAEALNEDGRTDEAYQYIQEVRDRVELPDLTTVRPDMTAEEMRDQIAHERALELAIESIRIHDIIRWGWLYDSEKLAELKAHDSDFDSWTPGNEYLPIPQIELDVNKNLKPNSAN, encoded by the coding sequence ATGTTGATAGTGATAATATCAGCTTGTGATGACAAACTAGATGTGGTTAATCCTAACTCACAAACAGCAGAGAATTATTGGAAGAATCAGGATCAGGCCGTAGCTGCGGTAAATGCAGTTTATACCGGCTTCATTACAGATGGAGGGTATATGAGAATGTACCCTGCATTAACAGATGGAAGAGGTGATGATTTTACAGGAGATAGCCCTTGGCAAGATTTAGTTCAAGTAGCTAATTTTACCATATTTCCTACCTCAGACCCGGTTAGATGGATCTGGGAAGCTCATTATCAGATTGTTTACAGAGCGAATCAGGTTTTAACCTATGTTCCTGATATTGAGATGGAAGAAGAGTTGAAGCAGAGACTGTTAGGACAGGCCTACTTTTTGAGAGGACTTGCCTTTTTTAATTTGGCGAATACTTATAAAGAAATTCCAATCATCACAGTGATACCAGAGTTTCAAGATGATTATTATCCTGAAACAGATACTGAAGAGGTGATTTGGTCGCAGATTTTTGATGACTTTGAGAAGGCTAAATCTCTTCTTCCGATTTCTTACAATAGTGTGGTAGGACCCGATCAGGGACAAACGGGAAGAGCTACAAAGGGAGCGGCTACGGGCATGCTGGGAAAAGCCTTACTTTATAGAAAGGAATGGAAAAGAGCGATAGAGGAATTTAAACTTTTGGTAGAAGGCCCTGAGTTGAATGTCTATAGCTTAGTTCCTGATTATAGAGATAATTTTAAACCATTTAACGAGAATAATTCAGAGTCATTATTTGAAATTCAATTTGCTGATCCTAATACAGTAGGGGGCTCAATTTATAATTATGGAGGAGAACCTCAGGCTAATTGGAGGCAGGTGAGTTCCGTTGGACATACTTATGCTATGGAGGGTGTAGGCTATTCAGATTTTCTTCCTACTCACTGGATTTTCGAAGAATTTAAGGAAGAGAAAACTGTAGATGGAGATTATGACCCCAGGCTTTTTTCTACTATTTCTTTTTATGAAGAAGGTGTGTCAGAAATCGCATATGGAGGTAGATGGATCAACCCGGAAACTAGTATTTATCCCAAAAAATATACACATGATGGTATAGAAGGTTATACTAATGAAAACAACGGTACAGAAAATTCAGGTATTAACTATAGGATTTTGAGATATGCAGATGTACTGTTAATGTATGCCGAAGCATTGAATGAAGATGGTAGAACGGACGAAGCATATCAGTATATTCAAGAGGTTAGAGATAGGGTAGAATTACCAGATTTGACAACTGTAAGACCTGATATGACAGCGGAAGAGATGAGAGATCAGATTGCTCATGAAAGAGCTCTTGAATTGGCCATTGAAAGTATTAGGATTCATGATATTATTAGATGGGGATGGCTCTACGATTCTGAAAAATTAGCAGAATTAAAAGCTCACGATAGCGATTTTGACAGTTGGACTCCAGGAAATGAGTATTTACCTATACCTCAGATAGAATTGGATGTTAATAAAAACTTAAAGCCTAATTCTGCTAATTAG